The Marinitoga litoralis genomic interval TTTAATTTTATAATTACTTTCTTGAGGAAGTTCATCATTTTCAATTTTACTAATTATAGAAGGTTTAAAAGAAGATGAAAAATAATTTATAATGTACTCATCTAAATCTCTTTCTAATAAATCATTCGCAACATCAATTGTTAATTTCGTATTTTCATAAAATTTATTTATTTGTTCGTTTTGTTTTAATAAAGATGATATTATAATAAATGATATTATAAAAGAAATAAGTGATATAATTATTGAAAATAAATATATACTTTTTATAGAATATTCTTTCATCTTTTCACCTCAATACTTAGATTAATATTATTATATCATAGAAAGGGGATATATTATGGTATTTTATGAACTATTTGTTAGATCTTTTTACGATTCAAATAATGACGGAATAGGTGATTTAAAAGGAATTACTATGAAATTAGATTATTTAAAAGAATTAGGAGTAGAAGGAATTTGGTTATTGCCAATTATGCAATCGGCTGCATTCCATGGATATACCATTATAGATTTCTATAATGTAAATCCATCATATGGAATCATAGAAGACTTCAAAGAATTAATCCAAGAAGCTCATAAAAGAGATATAAAAGTAGTATTAGATGTGCCAATAAACCATACTTCTGTAAAATGTGAATGGTTTCAAAGAGCAATAGAAGGTGATGAAAAGTATAAAGATTATTATGTATGGGCAAATGAAAAAACAGATTTAACTGAAAAAAGACATTGGGATGATAGTTTAATATGGTTTAAATATAAAGATAAATACTTCTATGGTTTATTTGGTTCTTCATCCCCAGATTTAAACTTTGAAAATAAAGAATTGTGGAATGAAATAAAAAATGTATTTAAATTTTGGTTGAATTTAGGTGTAGATGGTTTTAGATTAGATGCAGCAAAACACATTTTTGATTATGATATTGAAAATATGAAATTTAAATATCAACATGATAGAAATATAGAGTTTTGGAAAGAAATGATTAGCTACATAAAAAACATAAATCCTAACGCTTTAATTATAAGCGAAATTTGGGATTCTCCAGAAGTTGTAAAAAAATATCATGGACTTTTTGATGTTGAATTTAATTTCCCATTTTCTTATTTTATTAAAGACACAATAAGATATCACGATCCAAGAATATTAGTTCAAGGTATAGAAGAAACTTTAAATCACTATATTACTGGAAAGGTTGAGTCAATATCTGGTAATTTCTTTACAAACCATGATATGGAAAGGCTTATGACAACTTTTGATGAAAATGAAGATATGGCAAAAATTGCATTT includes:
- a CDS encoding alpha-amylase family glycosyl hydrolase, translated to MVFYELFVRSFYDSNNDGIGDLKGITMKLDYLKELGVEGIWLLPIMQSAAFHGYTIIDFYNVNPSYGIIEDFKELIQEAHKRDIKVVLDVPINHTSVKCEWFQRAIEGDEKYKDYYVWANEKTDLTEKRHWDDSLIWFKYKDKYFYGLFGSSSPDLNFENKELWNEIKNVFKFWLNLGVDGFRLDAAKHIFDYDIENMKFKYQHDRNIEFWKEMISYIKNINPNALIISEIWDSPEVVKKYHGLFDVEFNFPFSYFIKDTIRYHDPRILVQGIEETLNHYITGKVESISGNFFTNHDMERLMTTFDENEDMAKIAFNILMTLPGYPFVFYGDEIGMRGKIIDVNYTEDSQEPMQWYESGFGPGQTEWKGCKFNPPYSFISVEEQEKNNNSLLNHVKKLISFRKDYKWIENSIISNLSNDRFTVSYILKTKDNEIKVYHNIKPQKTKVMKEKYKSYKIYGQGIIKDDYIELDGYSSVILEK